A region of the Methanobrevibacter ruminantium M1 genome:
ATGACTAATATTTTTGAGGATTTACAGGAAGAAAGCGTGGGAGTGAGTATTTTTAAAGATAAAAAACCTTTAGATCATCGTTTTTTACCTGAAAATTTGCCTCATAGAAAGAAACAGATTACTGAAATTGCTAAACATTGGATTGAAGCATTAAATGGAAACACCCCTTCAAACATTACAATTTATGGTAAGACAGGAACTGGAAAGACTGCTGCTGCTAAATTCGCTAAAGAGCAGCTTATTGAAGCATCTAGAGATAAAAATGTCTTCATTAAAGTCGAATATATCAGATGTACAGACTTCACTACAGAATACCAGGTCCTTACCTATCTTTGTCAAAGGCTAGGCCGTGATGTTCCTAACCGTGGATGGACCAAGGGGGAGATTGTAAACACCTTTAGAGACATTTTAAGAAGAAATGCCTTTGGCAGAAATCTTATTTTAATTGTCATTTTAGATGAGATCGATATTCTTCTTGAAAAGGACGGCGACGGAATCTTATACACCCTTACAAGAACTGATAATATTGCCATTCTTTCAATAAGTAATTATCTTGACTTTAAGCAATTCATTAAGCCAAGGGTTGCAAGCAGCTTAAGGGATAAAGAAATAGTGTTCCCGCCTTATGATGCAGAGCAATTAGCTGATATTTTACATGAACGTTCTGAATTGGCATTTGAAGAAAATACACTTGAAGAAAGCGTTATTCCATTATGTTCAGCTATGGCTGCTAAGGAAGAAGGTGATGCAAGATATGCTCTTGACCTATTGGAGAACGCTGGAGACATTGCTGTTGAAGAAGGATCTGAAATCGTTAAGGGAAAATATGTGCGTCAAGCTAAGGATGTCATTGAGTATAATAAGGTTAAAGACGTTATTATTACACTTCCAACCCAACAGCAAAGGGTTCTTGCAGCTATAATGAAATTAACTCAAGACAATGAGGAAATCACTTCAGGTAAGCTCTTTGAAGTCTATAAAGATATTTCTAAAGGAGACAGTGTTACCTATAGAAGAATCTTTGATTTCATTAACGAATTGGAGATGTTAGGAATTATCTCTACCAACACCATATCCAGGGGCAGAGGTAAAGGCAGGACCAATATTATTAAGTTGCAGACTGATTCTAAGTTGATTCAAGATAACTTATCTGCTGTTCTTTATTAGATAGATTCCTTATAATCTGGTATAATACTTATTTTGATTTTTTTTTATTATATCAGGTTTTTTCTTTTTTTTTAATTATTTTTTCTTATTATTTTTGTTTTTCTTTTTTTTGGATGATTTTCATCTTTTTTTGTTTTTTATTGTTTTTGTGTGGTTTTCAATTTGTATTCTTTTCTTTTTTTGTTTTTTTTTTTAATTTTTCCCATTTTTTAACATCTTAATATTTTTCTTTTTCTTTTTTAGACACTCACCATCATAGATAATTATCCTAAAACTTAATGTTTGTAAATAAATCACAAATAATTTAATAAAAAATGAACATATATTATAATATTTGTATAAATAATCAATTATCGGTTTTTCATATTACTAATAACTTAAATATATTAAGATTAATCATTTTTTAAGATATCACTTTATTAATTAGCTATTTTTGTCTAGAATGAGAGGGTATTTTGAATTAATAGTAAAAAATTATTGAGGAAATTTAAATGACTAGACTTATTGAGTTTAAGAATGTGAACAAGGAGTATAAATCTGGAGATTACATTTTAAAAGCTATGGATAATGTGAACTTTACAATAGATGAAGGAGAGTTTGTAGTAATTCTTGGACCTTCAGGTGCAGGTAAGTCCACCCTTCTAAACCTTTTAGGAGGCCTTGATTCAGTTAGCTCAGGTGAAATAATCGTAAATGGCAGTCATATTGAATCATTCGATGACGATCAGCTTACAAACTATAGAGCCCGTAATGTAGGCTTTGTTTTCCAGTTCTATAACCTTATTCCTAACTTGACAGCCTTGGAAAACATTGAATTGA
Encoded here:
- a CDS encoding Cdc6/Cdc18 family protein, which codes for MTNIFEDLQEESVGVSIFKDKKPLDHRFLPENLPHRKKQITEIAKHWIEALNGNTPSNITIYGKTGTGKTAAAKFAKEQLIEASRDKNVFIKVEYIRCTDFTTEYQVLTYLCQRLGRDVPNRGWTKGEIVNTFRDILRRNAFGRNLILIVILDEIDILLEKDGDGILYTLTRTDNIAILSISNYLDFKQFIKPRVASSLRDKEIVFPPYDAEQLADILHERSELAFEENTLEESVIPLCSAMAAKEEGDARYALDLLENAGDIAVEEGSEIVKGKYVRQAKDVIEYNKVKDVIITLPTQQQRVLAAIMKLTQDNEEITSGKLFEVYKDISKGDSVTYRRIFDFINELEMLGIISTNTISRGRGKGRTNIIKLQTDSKLIQDNLSAVLY